The Verrucomicrobium spinosum DSM 4136 = JCM 18804 DNA segment GGTGCGGAACGAGTTCACCCCCCTCTTCACCGCCGTAGGCAGCGCCGACGTCACCCGCACCCAGAAGCCCGTCACCCAGACCGTCAAGGTGCCAAATCCCGCCTACGCCAAGGCCCAGGCCGCCGCGGCCAAAGCTGCCGCAGCCGCCGCCTCATCTGGCACCACCGGCACTGGCACCGGCACCACGACGACCGCCACCACCACCGCCCCGGCCGTCCCCCAGTTCATTGAGAAGCAGATCACCACGCTCGTCACCGACAACACCCTCACCGCCCAGGGGAACCTCGGCGTCAGCATCCTCACCCGCACCGGCGCCCGCATCGCGGCCGATTTCACCACGGATTTCCTGAAGTTCCTCTCGGGGAACATGACCAGCGCCGGGGATTCCTCCCTGGCCGTCACCCTCAGCCAGCCCCTCCTGCGCGGCGCCGGCTACCGCGCCACCATGGAGACCCTCACCCAGGCCGAGCGCGACCTCCTCTACGCCATCCGCGACTTCACCCAGTACCGGAAGACCTTCGCCGTCGATATCTCCTCCCGCTACTACCGCACCCTGGAGGCCCGCGATGCCGCGCGGAACGCCTACCTCGCGTACAAGGCCTTCGAGACCATCCTCACCAGCGAGCGCGCCCTCGCCAAGGAAGACCGCCGCACCTCCTCCCAGCTCGGCCTCATTGAGCAGGCCTCCCTCCGGTACAAGCGCATCTGGATCTCCTCCGTCCGCACGTATGAGAGCCTGCTGGACGACCTCAAGATCGCCCTCGCCATCCCCGTGAGCACCCCCATCATCCTGGAGGACCAGGAGCTCACCAAGCTCACCGTGGAGGAGCCCGAGCTCTCCCTGGACGACAGCCTCGAGACCGCCCTCATCACCCGGCTGGACCTCTACAACTCCCGGAACTCCCTGGAGGACAGCGAGCGCAAGATCAAGGTCGCCGGCCAGGACCTCCTGCCCCAGCTCGACTTCAACGGCCGCTACCAGGTGGACGGCGACCCCGGCAGCCGCAAGATCAACCTCAACTTCGACCGCCACCAGCTCAGCGGCGGGCTCGATCTCGACCTCCGCCTGGACAAGAAAGCCGACCGCAACGCCTACCGCTCCGCCCTCGTGGCCCAGCAGCGCGCCGCCCGCCAGCTCGACCTCGCGGAGGAAAACGTCCGCCTCGCCCTGCGCACCGACTGGCGCGACCTCGATACCGCCCGGAAGCAATACGAGATCGCCGCCACCGGCGTCGCCCTCAGCCAGCGCCGGCTTGAGGAGGAGGAGCTCCTCCGCACCCTCGGCCGCGGCACCGCCCGTGACCTCATCGACGCCCAGCAAGACCTCATCGAGGCCAAAGACGACCTCACCTCCGCCCTCATCGCCCACACTCTCGCCCGGCTCCGCCTGTGGAAAGACATGGGAGTTCTCTACATCAAGAAAGACGGTTCATGGATTCGCGTACTAAAAAACGAAGCGGAGGTGGCTGGTGATGATTAAACTGATTCGCAGCAAAACCGGTATCATAGGCATGGCCACCCTGGCCGTCGCCCTCTGTGTGTGGTTCATCGTCGGCCGTGGCGGCACCACCGGCGCAGACATCCCGCTCATCCCGGTGCAAAAAGGCACCATCCAGATCAACGTCCTCCAGGGCGGGGAGATCCGCGCCCTCCAGAACATCGAGGTCAAGTCCGAGATCGAGCTCCCCACCAAGATCCTCAGCCTCATCCCCGAAGGCTACCGCATCAACGAGAAGGACGTGAAGGACGGCAAGGTCCTCATCGAGCTCGACAGCGCCGACCTCCGGGACAAGATCACCAACCACGAGATCGAGTTCCAGACCACCGTCTCCACCTTCATTGAGGCGGATGAGCAGCGCGCCATCCAGACCAGCGACAACCAGAGCCTCGCCCGCGATGCGGAGCAGGCCATGCGTTTCGCCCTCATGGACTTCGAGCGCTACATGGGCAAG contains these protein-coding regions:
- a CDS encoding TolC family protein: MAPLSRLSIPTSSVCLAALALTCCTPGQMRKSADREVFGILRHKSAGVPNAGTGLLDISPPPPVSLEELRKNTGTAEFLGDRAQVEKNGRIIPLHEALSLAVKHNRDYQARKELLYLQALDLTLVRNEFTPLFTAVGSADVTRTQKPVTQTVKVPNPAYAKAQAAAAKAAAAAASSGTTGTGTGTTTTATTTAPAVPQFIEKQITTLVTDNTLTAQGNLGVSILTRTGARIAADFTTDFLKFLSGNMTSAGDSSLAVTLSQPLLRGAGYRATMETLTQAERDLLYAIRDFTQYRKTFAVDISSRYYRTLEARDAARNAYLAYKAFETILTSERALAKEDRRTSSQLGLIEQASLRYKRIWISSVRTYESLLDDLKIALAIPVSTPIILEDQELTKLTVEEPELSLDDSLETALITRLDLYNSRNSLEDSERKIKVAGQDLLPQLDFNGRYQVDGDPGSRKINLNFDRHQLSGGLDLDLRLDKKADRNAYRSALVAQQRAARQLDLAEENVRLALRTDWRDLDTARKQYEIAATGVALSQRRLEEEELLRTLGRGTARDLIDAQQDLIEAKDDLTSALIAHTLARLRLWKDMGVLYIKKDGSWIRVLKNEAEVAGDD